A DNA window from Coffea arabica cultivar ET-39 chromosome 6c, Coffea Arabica ET-39 HiFi, whole genome shotgun sequence contains the following coding sequences:
- the LOC113692669 gene encoding uncharacterized protein isoform X1: MMSYRIAQIRLVNSHPEVYDPCDDSFALVDALLADRTNLLEHRPIFCLEIGCGSGYVITSLALLLGGDVCGSYFIATDINPHALDVTSDTLKAHGVHAELVNTDVAAGLEGRLMGLVDVMVVNPPYVPTPEEEVGCDGIASAWAGGENGRSVIDKILPIADRLLSDKGWLYMVTLTANDPSDICLQMKKKGYAACIVLQRSTEEESLHVIKFWQDPNSKLEANKAKVLNHGGLIWVTEWNALQYSVASAFMAVLYSDYMFWSGTPTLYCNGDQYEPMDLRNFAISQANYVLGSNPM; this comes from the exons ATGATGTCCTATAGAATTGCTCAAATACGTCTTGTAAATTCACATCCTGAAGTCTATGATCCCTGTGATGACTCATTTGCACTAGTTGATGCACTTCTAGCTGATCGAACAAACTTGCTTGAGCATCGTCCAATTTTTTGCTTGGAAATCGGTTGTGGTAGTGGATATGTGATTACTTCCCTTGCTCTTTTGCTTGGGGGTGATGTCTGTGGATCCTACTTTATTGCAACAGACATTAACCCTCATGCTTTGGATGTGACAAGTGATACATTGAAAGCACATGGAGTACATGCTGAGTTGGTAAATACCGATGTTGCAGCGGGTCTTGAGGGGCGATTGATGGGATTGGTAGATGTTATGGTTGTTAACCCACCTTATGTGCCAACACCTGAAGAAGAAGTGGGTTGTGATGGGATTGCTTCTGCATGGGCTGGAGGAGAAAATGGACGGAGTGTTATTGATAAGATATTGCCCATTGCAGACAGGCTTTTGTCTGATAAGGGTTGGTTATATATGGTTACCCTCACTGCGAATGACCCTTCTGATATATGCCTTCAGATGAAAAAGAAAGGTTATGCTGCTTGTATTGTGTTGCAGAGATCAACAGAAGAAGAGAGTCTCCATGTTATTAAGTTTTGGCAAgatccaaatagcaaattggaGGCAAACAAAGCGAAGGTGTTGAATCATG GTGGGCTGATATGGGTGACAGAATGGAACGCTTTACAATACTCTGTTGCCTCGGCATTTATGGCGGTTCTTTATAGCGATTACATGTTCTGGTCCGGTACACCAACCCTGTATTGCAATGGAGACCAATACGAGCCAATGGACCTGCGAAATTTTGCAATTTCACAG GCAAATTATGTTCTGGGAAGTAATCCAATGTAA
- the LOC113692669 gene encoding uncharacterized protein isoform X2, with product MMSYRIAQIRLVNSHPEVYDPCDDSFALVDALLADRTNLLEHRPIFCLEIGCGSGYVITSLALLLGGDVCGSYFIATDINPHALDVTSDTLKAHGVHAELVNTDVAAGLEGRLMGLVDVMVVNPPYVPTPEEEVGCDGIASAWAGGENGRSVIDKILPIADRLLSDKGWLYMVTLTANDPSDICLQMKKKGYAACIVLQRSTEEESLHVIKFWQDPNSKLEANKAKVLNHGV from the exons ATGATGTCCTATAGAATTGCTCAAATACGTCTTGTAAATTCACATCCTGAAGTCTATGATCCCTGTGATGACTCATTTGCACTAGTTGATGCACTTCTAGCTGATCGAACAAACTTGCTTGAGCATCGTCCAATTTTTTGCTTGGAAATCGGTTGTGGTAGTGGATATGTGATTACTTCCCTTGCTCTTTTGCTTGGGGGTGATGTCTGTGGATCCTACTTTATTGCAACAGACATTAACCCTCATGCTTTGGATGTGACAAGTGATACATTGAAAGCACATGGAGTACATGCTGAGTTGGTAAATACCGATGTTGCAGCGGGTCTTGAGGGGCGATTGATGGGATTGGTAGATGTTATGGTTGTTAACCCACCTTATGTGCCAACACCTGAAGAAGAAGTGGGTTGTGATGGGATTGCTTCTGCATGGGCTGGAGGAGAAAATGGACGGAGTGTTATTGATAAGATATTGCCCATTGCAGACAGGCTTTTGTCTGATAAGGGTTGGTTATATATGGTTACCCTCACTGCGAATGACCCTTCTGATATATGCCTTCAGATGAAAAAGAAAGGTTATGCTGCTTGTATTGTGTTGCAGAGATCAACAGAAGAAGAGAGTCTCCATGTTATTAAGTTTTGGCAAgatccaaatagcaaattggaGGCAAACAAAGCGAAGGTGTTGAATCATG GTGTATGA